TGgtctatacattttacattatgtttttttttttacaatgtacaatgaaacaatatttttttcatttctaaaTACAAACATCCACCTGCCTGTATAAAGCTACATAATTACTTAGATTTGTAAGTACTTAGTGGTTACATGGTTGTAGAAATATAAAATGCCTCGTAAATCTTACGCTTTGTAACATTATATCGGTTTGCCTAACCTACGGTTGTTTCTTGTATCGTTATCGCTCCGTACGGTATTGCATAAGAAGCAGCACAATTTTAAAATACGCTAATTCAGGGTCTACGATAAACCGTACCGTACAACTATTGTGTGAAAAAGTAATTTGAATTTAGACTTTGTTACGCGAGAGTAAGGTTACCAATTGATTATGGAATGGTTTTTCCAAGGCTTTTACGGTTATTATGTTACGTGTGATATTTAAATACCGCATTTTTCACCTTCCATCGAGTAGTTATGGGTAGCTAAAAATCCGGGAAAATATTTCCTTTTTATTCGTTAGAATGTTGTTCTACGTTCTACCTAAACTTAATGTTAATTATGTACAATAACTACGTTGACGAGGTTACTCCTTACGTTTTTAGTGTTCGGGACGAAACGATTGAGGCTTGGGATCACTTCGGTGACTGTGCGTCtatgatattttttacctttagtTTTAACTTGGGAAATCCCACTGGGAGTTTATCGCCTTTTTGTGTATACTACACAGTTTTCCCGTTAttattcacatatttaattgGACACAATGATTCAATAAATCCATTCATGCTTCAAACTGCGTGCAAGCTAAGCTAGTCATTTTgattaggtaataaaataatattttatttgtgttgttACAGAAAGGAACAAATTGAAAGCAGTAAAATGGCGCGCGGTAGTGAGTTTGGATGTGGTTCTTCTAGTCATAGCGTAATGTTTGTTAAAGTTGCTGTTGCAGTTTTGTTCTTAGGTAAGttctatatttttctattattacgagtaagtgttagaaaacttatttttttcactGTTTGTATCAAGTCCctattttctaaatatatttttaccggaaaagtaaaaattacattcacatattttttattttacaggattaCCATGTGCACAATCGCAAGTAGAAAAAATGTATGTCGACGTCACAGAAGTCAACCTCTTAGTGGACGAGACGCGACTCTTCAAATTGATTCAAATGTaagttaagtaaatatattgTACCTATCACAATATTGTACCTACATCTGGGTGGCTGTAGGTagtgtaggtatttgtatatcGCGATGATAACATTTGTcacttttgaaccttaatgCCATTACGCCCATTACATAGAATCGAACAGAAAAACCTTCAAATTACGTGATTGTACATTCAATGATGTGCCTTATCTGGAAATatcagttatttattttattttatttcttaggaaaacttacagctagagtaacaaaataggttcCGAAATGGAGATAGTAAGCCAATTTCAAGTTGCCACAGGTAAAAACTGCGTAATGTATATGACATGCGAAATTacaaaaattttactttttacaatttaatttcGCTTTTAAATtcagttgaaattaaatttagcaGTTTTCTGTAAAAGGGTAGTCTGAAAGTAAGTATACCTTCGTAAAAGCTTGTACTGAAGAAGTTATATTCACATGAACTTAGTTCTAACTTTTTCAACTAAGTAGCTCTAACTATTCAACTTACAGCGGTGAATACAACGAAACCATTGACGTGACAATACAAGCCCAGCACTCAGACATCGTCCAATTCTCACCGTCGCACGTGTTGATACCGGGCGTGGAGAGTCCCAATACGACAGTCGAGATATCATATGACATCAGCGCGCACGGGAAGAGTCCGGGACATTCCGACGTATCTTTTAACGTCACACCGAGTGGCATCGTCAAGTGAGTACCATAAGTAACCTTCAAATTCAGTCTAGGCTTCGCCATTGGTGCTGGTACAGGAGGTGAGAGCCCCAACAGAACATTGGAGATATCTATGATACCAGTGCGGTAAAAGTCCGGGACATTaatcatacataataaaaaataatttttagtcaTATGCTTAGATCGCTtagtagtgttggtaggaactccagtcatttgagtctaaatttgaagaactctaCTCGTCTTTACGAGACTCTGCGGTTAAAAGAATTCTGAGTCTTAAATCCCAAggcgagtcctttattgagtctttttgaAGCGCAACacaaaaggactcgagcctccgaTAAAAGACTCCGTCAACATGTTTATAggttaaacttaaataaaagtaaagaaattatgcgttattgattattgtatgatttgtgtGACTAATCCACGAATTAATATTAATGACAATGCAATACGAaattttgcgaacaaaaaatatttgagttctctgaaaaggactcaagtttttacaaaaaactcGGATCTCTAAAAACTTGAAAATAACTCAAGTTTAGACCTTTAACAGTAAGCCATTGCAGATAGGTGACTTTAGATGCTGATTGTCTGCTGGTTTAGAGGGAGATTTGTCAATACAGAGCTAACGGCAATGTTTCTGAATAAATCCAAATTAATTTGTTGGAAAACTCAGTTTTGTCTGACAAATCCCGTGTTTCGTGAATTTATCAATGCTATAGACAATCCAaatagaaaacaataaatgttatacTTTAATTTCCTTCCAGCATGGACACAGTATTCATCCTCGTGACCGTGATGCACTCTAACGCCATCTACATAATCTCGTACATCATGGGCTGGGTGTACTTCGCGGCGTGGTCGGTGTCGTTCTACCCGCAGATCTACACCAACTTTAAAAGGAAAAGCGTCGTGGGCCTCAACTTCGACTTCCTCGCCCTTAATATCATGGGCTTCACCATGTATTCGCTGTTCAATTGCGGCCTTTATTTCTCTAGCGAAATACAAGTAAGTAGCTATGGTTACTTCATCAGGTTTCTAAAAGAAATGCTAAAAGGAATGATAtcttaaagtaaaaaattaaaaacttgatCCTGACTGCTAATTTTGCTGTAGGATAATGGAAATTCATCATTTGGCCTCATCTATCAAAATCGgagaaaaaatgtttattcatACATTACATATAACGTGTTAATGTTATTAAGATCTTAACGTGGAAAAACTTTAATCACTATACTTATATACTAAGTCATCTATTTATGAGTTTTTATGACCAGTCACTATACTAAGTCATCTGTTTATGCGATTTTATGACCATTTCTCATGTCAATGgctattttattaggtattaatgAATTAGTCTTTCTGGAACATTAACGTAGATTTTGTTTAGGTACACAGTATACTTATGAGTATTAATAaacgtttgtcaaatctaacaatccattgataatcgtttgtccttatccGCGATTTCAACATTTATGTTTGTTAGACAGAAACAACATTTAGAGattattaagttttatgaataagcgCGTTAGTGTTTTCATAATACCTGGCGTACGATGACTTAGTTTAAAAACTATCAAAGAGTGAAGCGTGCCTCCTCATTTATAAACTTTCCATTCATTTCAGAGTGTATAATCATCACCAgtataactattatttaaaaagtaaatttgCTTGTTTCAATAATACATGATGGCAACGACCTCGCTCCACTTGCttgtaaatatatacttacccAAATTGTCGAACGAAcgtgtattaaattaaatgaatcgTTTCATATGCATTTATACACCCCTGGTACAAAATTTTAACAACAAAGCAATGGCGTACTAATTTATGATTCAGGTTTCTGTTCTTTGAATGccgaaaatatatatttaatgcaGGTATTTTTGGTGACAATTGCAATGTGTACCGCCAGactgcagcactagcacctatcgtaaaccatagattAACTTATACGCACAGTATGTATAAACTGTtgcttaaactgttttttgacaaattttcactgataataaaatatgacattgatgcatcaaggcggattgtttacaaagggcctaccgggaaacgcgaaaatcgaaatttagttatccgcctctttatcgctcgaatatgcaatagtgatagagaggttagataaagaaattttgatttttttgtttcgcggtagaccctcagattgtgattcCTCAGAGATTTGCGTGATACTCCCTATTATCAATTGACAATTATACATTTCTGGGTTAACGACGGTGCCTAGCGTCAATGTCTACTTGTTAGACCAGCAATGTAAGGTGaattttcattgtgttaattGTCAGCGTGGGGAATCAAGGACCAAGTCATAGTTTGTTTTATGTGGAAAATAGTCTGCAAGTGCGCCCAAGGGATTTTCACAACTATTATAAATACAGCAGTCAGTATCCAGTTCCTggataaacattacattttagacaataactttataattttatttcgcttACTACTTTTGGATAGCTTTTGATAGCTGGTTTCAATAATTAATTGAAGctattaataacatttttattttttgcattaccgagcattttttaaataaagtgaaTGCTCCCTTATTTAACCTAAATAGCCACACTTTAATGAGCTATAATACAAGACCTAATAAAAAAAGAGGTGGTAGTTTAATTATTGGTCAAAGTAATAGGGTTGTCGAAGATCTGCAAATTTGTAAAAAACTGTATAAATGTGAGAGTTTTGAAATATGTGGAGTTAAGGATATGTCAACTAATGTTTATATATGTTGTTGTTACAGAAATCCGAacgataaaaatattgatatgttTATGGATCATCTGGAAAAGTTTTTAGAGCACTTTTTCAAcaagaaatgttttttaatgggggattttaatataaacattcTTAGTGATACTAAAAAGGCTAGTGATTTTCTCTCTCTCATCAAGAGGTACAACTTTAGGCATCTTATTGACATTCCTACCTATTTACGAGATTCATATTCTTCGTGTTTAGACAATATACTGACCAATCTCCCAGAAGATAACGTGGTTCAGGTAGAGGTGGATCACAATGGTTTAGCTGACGGGCATGCCGGAATTTCATGTCGCGTAAAGATGGAGCGTATAGACAGTGCGCCAAAGGAGCACGTATTGTACGCGGAAAGACGGAGTCTGTCTAAGAATAATAAGATAACGTTTAGCAGTAAACTAAGGGAATATGACTGGAGCTCATTGAGTGTCGATCAGTTCATTCATTGTTTTAACACGGTCTTCACCTCTGCCTTTGAGaaacataaaatcaaaattaaccTTAATAAGGAGAACAAAACAAACTGGATAACTAAAGGCCTCAAGGTATCAAGCAAGATGAAGAGATTTCTTCTGAGTGGAAACGTAAATAACACTGATGCGTCTATAATCGACTATAGGAaaaggtatattaatatatatagaaAAGTAATTAACACAGCTAAAAGAAATTCCATTTCACACCATCTGAAAAAAGGTGCCAATGTCTCCAAATCAATATGGACGGTAGTAAATAGGCACAGAAATAAGTTATCTGCTAGTCGTCGCCAAAAGCTGTTGttaaaagttaataataaagTCATAAGCGATCCGCATGACGTGGTAGAAACCTTCTCACGAGCATTTGACCAAGGAATTACTGGAAACGACCAGCACATCGACACCGACTCAGCTATAAATCTATTACGTAACAATAACAAGAGAATGGACAACGAAATCGTTTTTTGCATCACAAATGCAAACGAAATAACTAAAATagtgaaaaatatgaaaactaaGAAGTCGGTGGGCTATGATGATATTCCTATATCTGTAATCAAGGAAAATTTAGAAATGCTTGCGTTGCCTCTCGCGTCGTTTTTCAATAAGTGTATCACACAAGGGGTCTTTCCAGACCAATTTAAGACTGCTAGGATTATCCCAATCCATAAAAAGGGGCCCAAGACGGACCCAAAAAATTATCGACCAGTATCCGTGCTGCCAACCTTGTCAAAAATTTACGAGAAAATTATTCAAAGTAGGCTCATGGCACACTTGCACGCATATGGAATCTTGAGTGATACACAATATGCTTATCAAAAATCCAGAGGTACATCCCAAGCTATTGATACTTTAATAGATGTTATCGTGAATAGACTAAACGAAAAGCTTAAGGTGGCGGCTATATTTTTGGACTTAAGCTCCGCATTCGATATGGTTGACCATAGTATCCTTATACAAAAACTGGATTTTTATGGCGTTAGGGGcaatactttaaatttaataatatcttACTTTAAAGACAGAACTCAGTTTGTTGAAATATCTGATGTTGAAGGCAACTGTGAGAACGTCATTAGGTCCAAGCCCGTTAAGATAACGAGAGGCGTGCCTCAGGGTTCTATTTTGGGCCCTGTTTTATTCGTTATTTATACAAATGACCTGatacaatttgtcacaaaaGAAATACCGGATATCAACTTGGTAGTTTTTGCGGACGACACTAATGCCATTGTAAACTCTAGTTCGCtggaaaatctaaataataaagcaaATCGAGCGCTAGAATTATTTCATCAGTGGTTCAGTTGCAACAGATTGAAGGTGAATCCAGGTAAGACAAGTGCAATGCTCCTTAGGTCTACTGTTAGGAAAAAGGACATGCTGGATctgacattttgtggtaacaACATCGAAAATGTTACTAGTGTTAAGTTCCTTGGTATCCACATTGACGATCTACTTACTTGGAAAAATGAACTTGCAAGTATAGAAGCTTCCATCAGCTCGGCTTGCTATGTTCTGCGTAGTTTGCGGGACGTAGTTAATCGTAAACATCTAAAGATGGTTTATCACGCATTGGTTGAATCAAAGCTTCGTTATAGTGTAAAATTTTGGGGAAATAGCTATgactataatatgtataaagccTTTGTAATTCAAAAGCGGGCGATAAGGACCATAGTCCGAATTTCACAACCTGAGCCATGCAAAGAGCATTTCAAAAAGATGGGAATACTAACTGTTCCGTGTTTGTACATCCTGTTGCTCCTTACTGACCTGGTTAAAAGTCTAGGCGAATATGAGACTACTGAAGATAGACGAGTGCGGGAGAATACAAGACGGAAATACCTACATTGTAAATTGCAGCCGAACTTAAAAGTAGTACGTCATTGCGCACACTACCAGGGTGTACAACTGTACAACAAACTTCCTGGTGAGTGGAAGAACATTACTAgccttaatatttttaaaagcagaTTAAGAGCGCTGTTGTTGCGGGAGTGCTTTTATTCCATTgatgaatttattaaatattttactgatagttgtcatttttaaatagttcaataataattatttcgtattgatgttttgatattttgtatgacattttgtaATTCATCTTTTATTATAGCTTATAGAATTGACGCATGTTAGATTAAGTATTAGATATAGTCAATATTCAGACACAATTGTAATAttgttaatgaataaataataataatatttagatgATGGAAATCTGATAACTAGCTTTTTGCGACCGTTAATTTGAATTGTATAATACAATTGTCCAACATATAATGAAATCACAAATTTTATCACAAACGTAAGACTGCATTTGGCatcattgttatatttatatttcaagtCACCTTTGATAAAAGTGTGATCCATTATTTTGCACGATTTTTCCTATCAGTATTATGTATCAGTATTATTCTAATGCACAatactacgtcataaaattgactttttatcttttgtaaaagtataaaattataaaaggatATGACGTAATGTGACAATACATGACGAAATGTCGACCGGTGTTGGTCATGTATAGATGATGATAGGTTTGAAATGATTTGTTCAAAATTCTAAGTAAACTATCCACACTATTCTACTTAATTcggttttatacattttcaggCAGAATACTTCGCTCGACATCCGAAGAGTTTGAATCCAGTGCAGCTGAATGACGTCTTCTTCTCCCTCCACGCTGTGTTCGCTACCCTCATCACGATAATTCAGTGCTTCCTATACGAGGTGCGAGTGCTTCCTAAACTTATTTTGTACTTTGTACTCATGGAATAAAgtctacatttttgttaaacCTTGAAACTTATTTTAAACACTTACGGCTGTTCAACTTAGTTCAACAGCCACCAACATTGATTCAGAGTGGTTCCTTTAATTTGAATGCTACGTCCTCGCTGTTTttgattttggattttataattatcaaCAAAATATCATGATTTTTTGTGAGGGTTCTCAGGTTTTTTGTGCCTCAAGTCGTCACTACGCACTCTCTACTTAATAGCCAATTGTGTTATAATCTCTTAAATGCTTGTTATTGGTCCCCTGCGGATTACAGGCATTACAGCTTTGTCTATTGTGATTCAAATATTGAAATAACGGTAAAAATACAGGTTTTATATAATCACTAATTGTTGTTCTTGTTTCGCAGCGCGAGGAGCAACGAGTTTCCCTGGCGGGTCGCGGGATCTTAGGCGTCTTTGGTCTCGTAGTGATAGTGACGGCCATCTTGGGCGGCGTTGGTACCTTGGCTTGGCTGGACTTCCTATACTACTGCAGCTACATCAAGCTCGCCATCACGCTTATTAAATATGTTCCTCAGGTAACAGCGAGTCTTCCTGGCGAGTTGCGATATCTTAGGCTTGGTCTGGTAGTAGTAATGACGGCCATCTTGGACGGCTTGGCCACCATAGCGTTGCGCGACTTCTTTTAATACTGCAGTTATATCAAGTTAACCAACTTGCTCATCAAATATGTTCCTTGGTTAAtacatatttgttgttataacgccGGGTCATGCACAATAACTCTACTGTAAGATAATGGTAGATTCTCTCTTCTACAGTGAAAAGTTGTACATTATCAGTTACCAGCACTAGGCTAGCATTGAGGTCTGAGGACAACTCGTACCTTCCCATTTGTGAAAGGAGGCTTCTACACAGTATAAATACATAACTATTAGCTCAGGGCCTCAGTGGCGCCCGCTTAGCGGCTATGTGACATATTGAGCCCATGAAAATTCACATTTTTGTCATATCGAGCCTAAGCATCGCTTTCAGTCCCTCCATTTACATATAGCTAATACCAAAAATCATTTAGTCTATAACTCAAGAGAAAGTCGTGGCCGATTTTGACAGCTAAATTCTTTTGTTATAATTGAATTGTTAAACTTCAATTTTGGTCAACCAGAGCGCTATCTGGCATCTACATTAGCTGTCAAATTAGAATCACGAATTTGTCTTACGCTTACTGAATAATGATAATGTATCGTTGTATTCCAGGCGTACATGAACTACAAGCGCAAGTCGACCGTGGGCTGGAGCATCGGCAACATCTTCCTCGACTTCACGGGCGGCTTCCTGTCCATCTTCCAGATGGTGCTGAACGCGTACAACTACAACGACTGGATCTCGTTCTTCGGCGACGCCACCAAGTTCGGCCTGGGCCTGTTCTCGCTGGTGTTCGATGTGTTCTTCATTCTGCAGCACTACGTGTTCTACAGGTCAGTTGGTGTAGATGGCGGTACAGTTGCCAGGGGAAGAGTGGTTGGGTCTGaaattatattaacaataaaaaaacttttgtatTATTTAGACGCAAAACCTGAATATACGAGTGTCTAGCAAATATAAACTGATATATTTAGGCAATTTAACATTCAATCTAAATACGAAAAAgtctttaaccctttgaccggcAAAGACGTCTattgacgcgcgcggctacagcccaatatcaaccttcgtgcattccgacaaggttcacgatgacgcgccgcgcacgataggcgtggcgttcaaataattaatattgcTGTAGTAAAGAATTGCATCCGATCATACGAAACCGGTATGTTTTGCCTTAATTGAAACAAACTTTATTTGATACCCATTCCAAACCCTGGCAACTAGTGTTACTTCGTGTTTTGTTTATTGCTTACTCAGTGAAAAGTGGATGTTTTGTCCacttttcttatttaaatcCACTTTTCATTTCGCGGTGTCGGGCCTCCTAACATAGACGTAAGTCGCTCTATTAACACACTCTACTTACTAAACTCTACTTACTCTAATATATCGTTAATAAACGGATTACTCCGATGAAGTCTCATGGAACATGGAACTGAGATTCAGAGCTAAACATGAAATAACGTCGTTATACTTGAGTGCCACTTGTCGGAAAATGACAAAGAAACGCTAAAACTAAAAGAAGTGTTGTGTTTCTACTTTGCTCAATGACGAACATGCAACGCCGTACCTCTCCAGGCCGTATGGAATAAAGTCGAACGGGAGATGCCAGAGGCCACGAGTAAAACTAAGCAGTGAATAGACATCCGCTGATAGAGACAAGGAAACAAACGATTGAGAGGCTCAAAGTTATAGTCGTAAGTTCGAACAAAAGGATCGCATATCCAGCGAAAAGCACGTCAAGAGGCAAAAGGTGGATATAAAGAGGGAGAGTTTATTCAACAGTTCACAATGGTCACTACACACAATTCACACAAACCAAGAAATATTGCTTATCATTTTACTCATTTCACGATGAAATCATAAACAATATTTCAACACGGGAACACAAACATCAAGCACGTGACACTCTGCTTCGCTTTTAGAACAGAAAAATGGGGatctaaagttttttttttatgaagatAAAAGAAATGTGTTTTTGTGATTGATATTTCAGAGAGAACaacgattttgatgtagtagaCAGTAACAGTAGTGACGAGTCGAGTCAAGGGGAAACGCGGAGTGGTGACGGGCGGGAGTACTTTTTATTGGTCGATAATTGGTATGTATCAGGCTTTTGTATTTCTACGGTAACCCTGGATTAAACCATGTTCCGTATTCTCTACTAACCTAGCCATAATTTCTTGTTTTAGTTTAACATCACAATTTGACTCGATGCCTGagcacaataaaatattattatttaatttactagtCTTTTTGGCATAACATCGTCCATCGAAATTCATTAGATCTTGCGGATGCCGTATCGCGTCTCACTAAATCTTATTTTGTTTGTAATACATATTACATTGTGAGTGCTCATGTTTCTGGTCATTAGTTATAAatgattattgtattttaattgtttgtttatattttaggaATGCCGATGAAAAGAAGTACGATCTCAATGGCAAAGCGTGATGAAGGCTGGAGGCAGCTGAAACCGATCCTGTAGTAATAATATTAGGTTATTTATTGTGGTTGACAGCTTTATCGCAATGCCATACCCTTTGACTTATCCGCCCACAATTGTCTACCTAATGTCTAGCTTGCTCAAGAAAAGACCTGAAAGGTATTTAACATCTTCCATATTTGTTACTAAGTTTCATCTTTTTCGAATTTGGTAGTCATGTATTGTtgagtttaatataattttacagGGACCAATTCAAAATTGAATGTTACAGATAAATAATTGACTGTTTTTGActgtattttacaattaggtactaGAGAAATTTCAAAGCAGGAGTAATATCATATATTTGTGTTGTTAAATTGTTTGTTATTGAATGACACAGTCATTCGTTTCGAAAAGATCTGTGATGACATTATATTGAATGAcgcattttatattaaaatgtgtaCAATTCTacggaattttattttatttttcaattcaaaATATGACCGCAAAATATACGAGAAGCCCATCCTATTCCCGCATGCCACATTTCAATTAGGTCTTTATTCGTGTACAATTTAAATTAGGCCAATTAACATAGAAGTAAGACAAACGCTGTAACTTTCTTGTTTATCAATAAACACATTTTGGCTTTGCTGTGTTTCCGTTCACCCTCATTCCCCATAATCTAGTCACATCGCCAGATAGGAGATAGCttgtcaatgtacgaaattcttcgtgctcgGCGTCCTTACTTTAGGCAAGGATCTGCTAAAATGGTAGTGATTGTCTTAAATCTAAAGTAACGACACTATGCTGTGCAGCATTTTAGACTTTTATAAACGGATTCCGTGTTTCCTAGGGTGTTAGCCTTGAAAGTTTTACTTATTACGCACACATACCACTAACAGACTagtttagatatatatatatatatacatttttacatttacaacaaatattgacatacataaaacaaacaaaaaacaacaaattattTGATGTCGAGCGTCTATTTGAAATCGAATATATGCGATATCGACTTGTCCGCTTGGTCGGTCCAGTTCGTAAGAGATTACTCTCCGTGCTGCGGCCAGGTCAGAAGTCTAATGCACTTCACTCGTACTGGCCTAGCCTAGTCCAGCAATATTGGAAAACCTTAGCAAACGTTGATAGAACAGCGACCGCTCGGAATCCGCTCGCAACAGCGACAAATCTCTGAACTTTGGCGGGCGCCGCTCGAACCTGCAGGCGCGCCACGCTCACGCTCACGCCTGCCGTCTACGCATCTACACGCGCTTCATGATTAATTCATGCACTGAATGGTAAATGTTACCCGATCGCAGCACCATCCGTATAAATAGGATTCATTGGTAGATTTGGTAGAAGAGTGACTGGTTGTAGAAGAGTATACCTcttaactataaaaaaactgtGCTGCAAGTTTGACTGCCGAACTAGATAGCGTTATGCGGTGCCACGTGTTTTGAGGGAACTGAATTGCCTTTAAAACTGAATACAACTTTTGACAACCAAAATGTATGGAGTAATGTACAACGAACGATGACATCTACAGCTGTATAAATAGAGGCACATACATATAGACCGTATTTATCTAAGAGGTGTAGAGATGTATGTAAGAGACGGTAGGTGTATTCCTGCTTACTCGATAACATCTATTAGATTTACAAAGTAACAGAAATAAATACTATACCATCTCAAGATAGCTGCAGCCGGCTCGTCTTCGACCATGAATACTAGGTATTACGTAAGTATAGTTTAAAAGGTTTAAAGGGAGGGGGGTAAAATATGTAGCTGCTGGTTACAGTACTCATCAAGCGTGCTCAGCAGAGCACAAAGAATTCAGTACATTGACAAGCCATTTCCTTTATCGCATGCGCACAATAATAGTGCTGTACCGTCACAATGCTAGCGTgagagcgggacagcaataaacGTATGCGCATGCGATTGAGGTAAGAAATGGAGTGTATATATACTAAATTCTCCGTGCTCAACGCCTTTACATTAAGGGTAGGCGAGGTCTGCTAAAATGGTAGATGATAGATTTAATAGTAAGTCATTAAGTAATTTTAGAATTGTTAGTGTAAGGTAAAGTCTGCACAGTTGTGAGTACCTAACATTAAACATAgagtaaataaatgttatagggacaatcatacacaaatcgacctactcccacagtaagctcaataaagcctgtgttgagggtactaggGGACGATaggtatacataattatatataaatacttatatacctaagaaaacatccataactcaggaacaaatatttgtgatgaatATACACAAATCAATGCACTAGAGACCATAGAGACAATTAAGCTCACTCTATAAATCCGCTTcatgacgctagatgtcgactatataaataaaaatcatttcggtaagaaaactgatgtatggatagtgagcactctatgcttacttattgcCCTATGACAGCACGGATATGATGGTCGTTTTTCTCTACGTGACAGTTTGATAAAACGGTGTCAGTCATTTAAAACCTTGCGATGGTTAAAAgtgacggttattttatcacgtggataaagccGTCCATAATACGCCTTC
This portion of the Cydia pomonella isolate Wapato2018A chromosome 7, ilCydPomo1, whole genome shotgun sequence genome encodes:
- the LOC133519828 gene encoding cystinosin homolog isoform X1, with translation MARGSEFGCGSSSHSVMFVKVAVAVLFLGLPCAQSQVEKMYVDVTEVNLLVDETRLFKLIQIGEYNETIDVTIQAQHSDIVQFSPSHVLIPGVESPNTTVEISYDISAHGKSPGHSDVSFNVTPSGIVNMDTVFILVTVMHSNAIYIISYIMGWVYFAAWSVSFYPQIYTNFKRKSVVGLNFDFLALNIMGFTMYSLFNCGLYFSSEIQAEYFARHPKSLNPVQLNDVFFSLHAVFATLITIIQCFLYEREEQRVSLAGRGILGVFGLVVIVTAILGGVGTLAWLDFLYYCSYIKLAITLIKYVPQAYMNYKRKSTVGWSIGNIFLDFTGGFLSIFQMVLNAYNYNDWISFFGDATKFGLGLFSLVFDVFFILQHYVFYRENNDFDVVDSNSSDESSQGETRSGDGREYFLLVDNWNADEKKYDLNGKA
- the LOC133519828 gene encoding cystinosin homolog isoform X3 produces the protein MARGSEFGCGSSSHSVMFVKVAVAVLFLGLPCAQSQVEKMYVDVTEVNLLVDETRLFKLIQIGEYNETIDVTIQAQHSDIVQFSPSHVLIPGVESPNTTVEISYDISAHGKSPGHSDVSFNVTPSGIVNMDTVFILVTVMHSNAIYIISYIMGWVYFAAWSVSFYPQIYTNFKRKSVVGLNFDFLALNIMGFTMYSLFNCGLYFSSEIQAEYFARHPKSLNPVQLNDVFFSLHAVFATLITIIQCFLYEREEQRVSLAGRGILGVFGLVVIVTAILGGVGTLAWLDFLYYCSYIKLAITLIKYVPQAYMNYKRKSTVGWSIGNIFLDFTGGFLSIFQMVLNAYNYNDWISFFGDATKFGLGLFSLVFDVFFILQHYVFYRNADEKKYDLNGKA
- the LOC133519828 gene encoding cystinosin homolog isoform X2; the protein is MARGSEFGCGSSSHSVMFVKVAVAVLFLGLPCAQSQVEKMYVDVTEVNLLVDETRLFKLIQIGEYNETIDVTIQAQHSDIVQFSPSHVLIPGVESPNTTVEISYDISAHGKSPGHSDVSFNVTPSGIVNMDTVFILVTVMHSNAIYIISYIMGWVYFAAWSVSFYPQIYTNFKRKSVVGLNFDFLALNIMGFTMYSLFNCGLYFSSEIQAEYFARHPKSLNPVQLNDVFFSLHAVFATLITIIQCFLYEREEQRVSLAGRGILGVFGLVVIVTAILGGVGTLAWLDFLYYCSYIKLAITLIKYVPQAYMNYKRKSTVGWSIGNIFLDFTGGFLSIFQMVLNAYNYNDWISFFGDATKFGLGLFSLVFDVFFILQHYVFYRDARYILLPGTSNEDQENADSPSDHEYSQAESYQGAPTDA